TGCCGCTCGTCGAGGCCGGGGAGCCGGCCTTCGAGACGAGTGATCTCGCCGGCGACGACGGAGGCGGCCATGGCGCGCAGGGCGACCACGGTCGGGGTGATGTGCGCGGCGCGCTGGGCGGCGCCGAAGGCCGCGACCTCGTCGTTGACGATCCGCTTGACCTGGTCGACGTCGGCGGCCATCGGGGCGTCGGCGGACGCCTCGGCGAGGGACTCGATGTCGATCAGCCGGGCACCGCGCAGCCGGTGGACGGCCGCGTCGATGTCGCGGGGCATGGCGAGGTCGAGGAGCGCGAGCTCCCGGCCGCCGGCGAGGGCGGACTCGACGGCGTCGGCCGTCAGCACCAGCCCGGTGGCGCCGGTACAGGAGACGACGACGTCGGCACGTGTCAACTCGGCGTCGACGGTGCCCATGTCGACCGCGCGGGCCCTGACCCCCGTACCGCCAGGCTCGCCCAGGATCGTCACCAGCCGGTCCGCGCGGGCCGCGGTGCGGTTGGCGACGACGATCTCGGCGACCCCGGCGCGGGCGAGTGTCGCGGCGGCGAGCGAGGACATCGATCCGGCGCCGATCACCAGCGCCCGCCGGCCCCGGGCCCAGGCCCGTACGTCCGCGCCGGCGGCGAGCTGTTCGAGACCGAAGGTGACGAGCGACTGCCCGGCCCGGTCGATCCCGGTCTCGCTGTGGGCGCGCTTGCCGACGCGCAGCGCCTGCTGGAAGAGGTCGTTGAGGAGACGTCCCGCGGTGTGCGACTCCTGGCCACCGGCGAGCGCGTCCTTGATCTGCCCGAGGATCTGCCCCTCGCCGACGACCATCGAGTCCAGTCCGCAGGCCACCGTGAAGAGATGGTGGACGGCGCGGTCCTCGTAGTGCACATAGAGATAAGGGGTGAGCTCGTCCAGGCCGACACCGCTGTGCCGGGCCAGGAGCGTGGAGAGCTCGGCGACGCCCGCGTGGAACTTGTCCACGTCCGCGTACAGCTCGACCCGGTTGCACGTGGCGAGGACAACGGCCTCGGTCGCCGGTTCGGAGGCGAGTACGTCCTGAAGGAGCTTGATCCTGCTGTCCGGTGACAGCGACGCCCGGTCCAGCACGCTCACGGGCGCGCTGCGGTGGCTCAGACCGATGACCAGAAGACTCATGCCGGCATCACGGCGGGGACTTCCCCGTCGGGTCCCTTCCGGCTCGCGGTGGTGGAGCGGACCGGCGGCGGGGTGCCGGCCTCGGCCGCGGCGGCTTCCTCACCGGCCTTGCGCTGCTCGTGGAAGGCGAGGATCTGGAGCTCGATCGAGAGGTCGACCTTCCGTACGTCCACGCCGTCCGGCACGGTCAGCACGGTCGGCGCGAAGTTGAGGATCGAGGTGACGCCGGCGGCGACGAGACGCTCACAGACCTGCTGGGCACCGCCCGCCGGGGTCGCGATGACCCCGATGGAGACGCCGTTGTCGCTGATGATCCGCTCCAGCTCGTCCGTGTGCTGGACCGGGATCCCGGCGACCGGCTTGCTGGCCATCTCGGGGTCGGCGTCGATCAGCGCGGCGACCCGGAAGCCGCGGGAGGCGAATCCGCCGTAATTGGCGAGCGCGGCGCCGAGGTTGCCGATGCCGACGATGACGACCGGCCAGTCCTGTGTGAGGCCGAGTTCACGGGAGATCTGGTAGACGAGGTACTCCACGTCGTACCCGACACCGCGCGTTCCGTAGGAGCCGAGATACGAGAAGTCCTTGCGCAGCTTCGCGGAGTTGACCCCGGCGGCCACGGCGAGTTCCTCGGACGACACCGTGGGCACGGAGCGCTCGGAGAGTGCGGTGAGTGCCCGCAGATACAGCGGAAGGCGGGCGACCGTGGCCTCGGGGATTCCTCGGCTACGGGTCGCCGGTCGGTGAGTTCGGCCAGTTGCCACGGTGCTCCTGCGGGATGAGCGGGGCTGCAGGCGGCCGTATGTCCCAGGACCGCCCCGTCCTGTGCAGGTTATGCCTTTGTGAACGCGTGCACAAAGATTGTGTCCGCTTTGTCCGCGCAAAGTGACCGGCGTCACGCGACCCGTTCGAGGGATCTTGGAACCCTCGACCGTACCGGTCCGTTCAACCCATGATGGGGGCAAAGCAGTACAACTCCTCATGACCACGCCCCCGAGACCACCCTCTCCGCGCCCGCCGAGCCGGTCGTCCCGGCTCTTCGGAAAAGGCTCGGCAAAGCGCCCACGATCGTAACCGTCTTTCTGTCAGGCCCCCAGTTCCTTGCGGAGACGATCGGCGTCCACACGCCAGAAAGTGTGCTGCTCGCCGTCCACGAGCACGACCGGGATTTGCTCCCAGTAAGCGCGACGCAGCTCTTCGTCGACCGTGATGTCCTTCTCATCCCAAGATGCCCCGGTCTCGGCGCACACCGCGGCCACGACGGCGCGCGCGTCGTCACAGAGATGACAGCCGGGTTTGGAGACGAGCGTCACCACACGCTCGGCCGGATTCTTCTTCGTACGACGCAGGAGAGGGCTCATGCCGTCCATTCTCCGCGCCCCGCGAAGACCCCCCGGACAGGGCCCGGCCCTCCGCCTTCTCGGAGAGTTCACACCGACGGCACCCCGGCGCGTCCGGAAGTACCGAACAGACTGACTATGCTCACGCTATGGCCGCACTGGGATGGCTCACCCCCCGTAAGCGCTCCGCGACAGCACGGAGCGTGCTCGCGGGTGAGGCCGCAGCAGAGGCAGGACTCAAGTCGTCACAGGAGATCGACGGCGTCGGCGCGGCACCGACAGGCACCGCCGCCGACCCGGCCGTGCCGGACTTCCCCGTCTTCGGTGACGCGCGCGCCGCTGCCTTCTTCGACCTGGACAACACCGTCATGCAGGGCGCCGCGATCTTCCACTTCGGCCGCGGGCTCTACAAGCGGAAGTTCTTCCAGCGCCGTGAACTGGCCAGATTCGCCTGGCAGCAGACCTGGTTCCGGCTCGCCGGCGTCGAGGACCCGCAGCACATGCAGGACGCCCGCGACAGCGCGCTGTCCATCGTCAAGGGCCACCGGGTCTCCGAGCTGATGTCCATCGGCGAGGAGATCTACGACGAGTACATGGCCGACCGCATCTGGCCCGGCACCCGCACGCTCGCCCAGGCACACCTCGACGCCGGGCAGCAGGTCTGGCTGGTGACCGCCGCGCCCGTCGAGACGGCCACGATCATCGCCCGGCGCCTCGGCCTGACCGGCGCGCTCGGCACCGTCGCCGAGTCGATCGACGGCGTCTACACCGGCAAGCTCGTCGGCGAGCCGCTGCACGGCCCGGCGAAGGCCGAGGCGGTACGGGCGCTGGCCGCGGCCGAGGACTTCGACCTGGACCGCTGCGCGGCGTACAGCGACTCGCACAACGACATCCCGATGCTCTCGCTCGTCGGACATCCGTACGCGATCAACCCGGACAGCAAGCTCCGCAAGCACGCCAAGGACCGCGAATGGCGGCTGCGCGACTACCGGACGGGCCGCAAGGCGGCCAAGGTCGGCATCCCGGCGGCCGCCGGGGTCGGCGCGCTGGCGGGCGGCACGGCCGCCGCGGTGGCGCTGCACCGCCGCCGCCGCTGACTCGCCGCCGACCCACCGCCGCTGCCTGACTCAGGCACAACAGATCACCCCAGCTGACAGATCGTGACACCAAGCGATCAATAACTGCTCACGATGTGCTACTTGATTCGCCATATAGGCGTAACAGAAGCGACGTAATCGATGATTTGAGCAACTGGGTGTAGTGCTGCCTGTACGAAGCGTTATTCTCCTCAGACGCATACCGGACCCCACACGTCGCCACGACGAGTGAATGGTCCCGCACTGAACGTGATGGAAGCTCTGCCTCTGGGAGTCCCGTGTACCCACACGTCGGGGTTGACGCCTCGGGCCTGGCTACGCTGCGCGCATCGGTCCTCGACCACTTGCGCGGCTTCGTCCCCACCGCGTACGCCGTCCCCGCCCTCGCCGCCGCGGCCCCTGCCGTGAGCGGCCCGATTGGTCCTTGCTATGCCCTGGCGAACGGTGGTGCGGCGGTCGGCAGACGGGGAAGCCGGCACAGCGCCACCACCTCCGCCTCCACCCCTGTCCGCCGCCCCACGGCCGACAGCGACAGCGCCCGCATGATGGAGCTCGTCGAGCGCGCCCAGGCCGGCGAGGCCGAAGCGTTCGGCAGGCTGTACGACCAGTACAGCGACACCGTCTACCGCTACATCTATTACCGCGTGGGCGGCAAGGCAACCGCAGAGGACCTCACCAGTGAGACCTTCCTGCGCGCCCTGCGCCGTATCTCCACATTCACCTGGCAGGGCCGCGACTTCGGCGCCTGGCTGGTCACGATCGCGCGGAACCTGGTCGCGGACCACTTCAAATCGAGCCGCTTCCGACTGGAAGTGACCACCGGCGAAATGCTCGACGCCAACGAGGTCGAGCGCAGCCCGGAGGACTCCGTCCTTGAGTCCCTCTCCAACGCCGCGCTGCTCGAAGCCGTACGGAAACTCAACCCCCAGCAGCAGGAGTGCGTGACGCTGCGCTTCCTGCAAGGGCTCTCGGTCGCCGAGACCGCCCGGGTCATGGGGAAGAACGAAGGAGCGATCAAAACCTTGCAGTACCGGGCCGTTCGCACGCTGGCGCGGCTGCTCCCGGAGGACGCCCGCTGATACTTGCCGACCGGTCCGGCGCACCGTTCAACTCACCGTTCAACTCACGGTCGGTGACGCCTCGATGACGCACTGGTCCGATCATCTTTCGCGCGTAACCCAAGTGCCGCGACGCTCGTTGTCCGGGATGCAGGCTCCCTGTGGATGCGCTCAAGGCGTGCAACCTTCCGAACCCTCAGGGGAGTCGATCGTCATGACGAGAGGAGGTGCCGCCAGTGATCGCGAATGTCTCGGCACACCGGCGGGCGAACGCCTTCGCCCAGGCCCTGGAAGACCGGACGCCCCAGGGCGAGGCGGCGGAGCAGCCCGCCGTTTCGGCCGAACCGACTGAGCAGGGGCGGCTGTTGGCCCTGGCGACCGGTCTCGGAGAACTACCGAGACCCACGCTGGACCCCGAGGTCAAGGTGGTGCAACGGGCACAGCTCGTGGCAGCCATGGAGGCCATGCTTCAGGAGGGCACTGCGGACGGACCGGCGGACACCGGCCCCGCGGTGCCCGAGCAGCGGCGGACATCCGGGAGAGGAGCCCACCGGGCGTCCCCGCTCCGGGGGCTCCGGAGGCTCCGGCCGAAGTCCCGCTGGTCCAAAGGGCTCGCGGCCGGAGGTCTCACGGTCGGTGTCGCCGCCGGCGCCTTCGGCGGAGTGGCCGCCGCCAGTTCCGATGCCCTGCCCGGTGATTCGCTGTACGGGCTGAAGCGCGGCATGGAGGACTTCAAGCTGGGCCTGGCCGACGAGGACGCCGACCGTGGCGGTCTCTACCTCGACCACGCGTCGACCCGGCTGAGCGAAGCCCGCCGCCTGCTCGAACGTGGCCGCTCCGGCGCGCTCGACCATGAATCGCTCGGCGAGATCCGCCGGACGCTCAACGGCATGAGTCACGACGCCACCGAGGGCCATCGGCTGCTGAACCAGGCGTACGAGAAGGACGGCAAGATCAAGTCGATCGCGACGCTCTCCTCGTTCTCCGCGTCGCACCGCGCCATCTGGGACGGCGTGCGGGACCAGCTGCCACCGCAGCTGAGCGACGTGGGCAGCCAGGTCAACTCGGTCTTCGACGCCATAGACGAAGACGTCGCCCCGCTTCAGTCACTGCTGCCCCGCTCCCCGGACCAGGACCGGCGCCCGCAGAATCCGGGCGGTGCCACCACCAACGAGTCCAACGGCTCGGGCGGCGGTCCGGACATCGGCCCGTCGCCGTCGAAGTCGGCCCCCGACACGGGCCGTACGGACAACGGCGGGAAGCCGAGCCCGTCCGGTCCCGGTGCCACGGAGGACGATGGGCTGCTGCCCACCGCCCCCGGCGATCTGCTCAACCCGCCACCGGGCGACGGCCTTCCGTCGGCGCCCGGCCAGGGAGGCATCCCCCCGGCCCCGGACATCACGATCCCGCCGCTGCTGCCCAACCTGCTGCCGGGTCTGGGCATCGACACCGAGGACGTGGACTGACGAAGGCGCCGTAGGCGGAAGAGGAGGCGAGGGCCGACGGCCCTCGCCTCCTCTCATACGTGCGAACGCGGCGTCAGAAGAAGACCGACCGCCGCTGTACGAGCAGTTTGTAGAGCGTGTGCTGGATCTGCTCCCGTACCTGATCGGTCAGGTTGAACATCAGCATCGGGTCCTCGGCCGCCTCCGGCGGATAGCCGTCCGTCGGAATCGGCTCGCCGAACTGGATCGTCCACTTCGTCGGCAGCGGCAGCGCGCCCAGCGGCCCGAGCCACGGGAACGTCGGCGTGATCGGGAAGTACGGGAATCCCAGCAGCCGGGCCAGCGTCTTGGAGTTGCCGAGCATCGGGTAGATCTCCTCCGCCCCGACGATCGAGCACGGCACGATCGGCACGCCCTGCCGCAGCGCGGTCGAGACGAATCCGCCCCGGCCGAAGCGCTGCAACTTGTAGCGCTCACCGAAGGGCTTGCCGAGGCCCTTGAAGCCCTCCGGCATCACACCGACGATCTCGCCGCGCTGGAGCAGCCGTTCGGCGTCCTCAGCACAGGCCAGGGTGTGACCGGCCTTGCGCGCCAGCTCGTTGACGACCGGCAGCATGAACACCAGGTCCGCGGCGAGCAGCCGCAGATGGCGGCCGGCGGGATGGTTGTCGTGGACGGCGACCTGCATCATCAGGCCGTCCAGCGGGAGGGTGCCCGAGTGGTTGGACACCACCAGGGCGCCGCCGTCCGCGGGGATGTTCTCGATGCCCTTCACCTCCACGCGGAAGTAGTTCGCGTAGAGGGGCCGGATCAGCGACATCAGGACCTGGTCGGTGAGTTCCTTGTCGTAACCGAACTCGTCGACCTCGTAGTCGCCCGTGACCCGGCGCCGCAGGAAGGCGAAGCCCTGGGCGAGCCGCCGGTCCCAGTCGCCCCCGCCGGGCCGGGGCTCGGCATCGGTCTCGGGCCGGACATCGTCCGCCCCGGTCTCGCTTGGCGCATCTGCCGCACCGGCCTGGCTCGGATCGGCGTCCCGCGCGTCGCCGGTGGCGGCGTCCCGCGTCCCGTCCGGCTGATCGGGAACGGACGAGAGCGACGATTGCGGCCCCGAACCCGACTGGGACGAGGCGGACTTGCCGCGCCCTTGCGCGCGCTTCGCGGCGGCGTCCTT
The nucleotide sequence above comes from Streptomyces sp. NBC_01716. Encoded proteins:
- a CDS encoding redox-sensing transcriptional repressor Rex, with the protein product MATGRTHRPATRSRGIPEATVARLPLYLRALTALSERSVPTVSSEELAVAAGVNSAKLRKDFSYLGSYGTRGVGYDVEYLVYQISRELGLTQDWPVVIVGIGNLGAALANYGGFASRGFRVAALIDADPEMASKPVAGIPVQHTDELERIISDNGVSIGVIATPAGGAQQVCERLVAAGVTSILNFAPTVLTVPDGVDVRKVDLSIELQILAFHEQRKAGEEAAAAEAGTPPPVRSTTASRKGPDGEVPAVMPA
- a CDS encoding lysophospholipid acyltransferase family protein, which translates into the protein MADAKVIPFGEEPRSRRAARLGGAAGTGGGTSKAAKSSKAAKDAAAKRAQGRGKSASSQSGSGPQSSLSSVPDQPDGTRDAATGDARDADPSQAGAADAPSETGADDVRPETDAEPRPGGGDWDRRLAQGFAFLRRRVTGDYEVDEFGYDKELTDQVLMSLIRPLYANYFRVEVKGIENIPADGGALVVSNHSGTLPLDGLMMQVAVHDNHPAGRHLRLLAADLVFMLPVVNELARKAGHTLACAEDAERLLQRGEIVGVMPEGFKGLGKPFGERYKLQRFGRGGFVSTALRQGVPIVPCSIVGAEEIYPMLGNSKTLARLLGFPYFPITPTFPWLGPLGALPLPTKWTIQFGEPIPTDGYPPEAAEDPMLMFNLTDQVREQIQHTLYKLLVQRRSVFF
- a CDS encoding DUF5667 domain-containing protein — translated: MIANVSAHRRANAFAQALEDRTPQGEAAEQPAVSAEPTEQGRLLALATGLGELPRPTLDPEVKVVQRAQLVAAMEAMLQEGTADGPADTGPAVPEQRRTSGRGAHRASPLRGLRRLRPKSRWSKGLAAGGLTVGVAAGAFGGVAAASSDALPGDSLYGLKRGMEDFKLGLADEDADRGGLYLDHASTRLSEARRLLERGRSGALDHESLGEIRRTLNGMSHDATEGHRLLNQAYEKDGKIKSIATLSSFSASHRAIWDGVRDQLPPQLSDVGSQVNSVFDAIDEDVAPLQSLLPRSPDQDRRPQNPGGATTNESNGSGGGPDIGPSPSKSAPDTGRTDNGGKPSPSGPGATEDDGLLPTAPGDLLNPPPGDGLPSAPGQGGIPPAPDITIPPLLPNLLPGLGIDTEDVD
- a CDS encoding ECF subfamily RNA polymerase sigma factor, BldN family, with the translated sequence MYPHVGVDASGLATLRASVLDHLRGFVPTAYAVPALAAAAPAVSGPIGPCYALANGGAAVGRRGSRHSATTSASTPVRRPTADSDSARMMELVERAQAGEAEAFGRLYDQYSDTVYRYIYYRVGGKATAEDLTSETFLRALRRISTFTWQGRDFGAWLVTIARNLVADHFKSSRFRLEVTTGEMLDANEVERSPEDSVLESLSNAALLEAVRKLNPQQQECVTLRFLQGLSVAETARVMGKNEGAIKTLQYRAVRTLARLLPEDAR
- a CDS encoding glutaredoxin family protein; translation: MSPLLRRTKKNPAERVVTLVSKPGCHLCDDARAVVAAVCAETGASWDEKDITVDEELRRAYWEQIPVVLVDGEQHTFWRVDADRLRKELGA
- a CDS encoding glutamyl-tRNA reductase — translated: MSLLVIGLSHRSAPVSVLDRASLSPDSRIKLLQDVLASEPATEAVVLATCNRVELYADVDKFHAGVAELSTLLARHSGVGLDELTPYLYVHYEDRAVHHLFTVACGLDSMVVGEGQILGQIKDALAGGQESHTAGRLLNDLFQQALRVGKRAHSETGIDRAGQSLVTFGLEQLAAGADVRAWARGRRALVIGAGSMSSLAAATLARAGVAEIVVANRTAARADRLVTILGEPGGTGVRARAVDMGTVDAELTRADVVVSCTGATGLVLTADAVESALAGGRELALLDLAMPRDIDAAVHRLRGARLIDIESLAEASADAPMAADVDQVKRIVNDEVAAFGAAQRAAHITPTVVALRAMAASVVAGEITRLEGRLPGLDERQRAEITQTVRRVVDKLLHAPTVRVKQLAGEPGGAGYADALRELFDLDPQTVAAVSRADRGGVGDRNAVDVKNRGRV
- a CDS encoding HAD family hydrolase — protein: MAALGWLTPRKRSATARSVLAGEAAAEAGLKSSQEIDGVGAAPTGTAADPAVPDFPVFGDARAAAFFDLDNTVMQGAAIFHFGRGLYKRKFFQRRELARFAWQQTWFRLAGVEDPQHMQDARDSALSIVKGHRVSELMSIGEEIYDEYMADRIWPGTRTLAQAHLDAGQQVWLVTAAPVETATIIARRLGLTGALGTVAESIDGVYTGKLVGEPLHGPAKAEAVRALAAAEDFDLDRCAAYSDSHNDIPMLSLVGHPYAINPDSKLRKHAKDREWRLRDYRTGRKAAKVGIPAAAGVGALAGGTAAAVALHRRRR